The Pseudomonas nunensis genome includes the window GAAATGCTGCCGGTGGTAAACAAGCCACTGATCCAGTACGGCGTCGAAGAAGCACTGGACGCTGGGTTGACTGAAATCTCCATCGTGACCGGTCGCGGTAAACGCGCTCTGGAAGACCACTTCGACATCAGCTACGAGCTGGAAAACCAGATCAAGGGCACCGACAAGGAAAAATACCTGGTCGGCATCCGCAAACTGCTCGACGAGTGCTCGTTCTCCTACACTCGCCAGACCGAAATGAAGGGCCTGGGCCACGCGATCCTGACCGGCCGTCCACTGATCGGCGACGAACCTTTCGCCGTGGTGCTGGCGGACGACTTGTGCGTCAACCTCGACGGTGACGGCGTCCTGACCCAGATGGTCAAGCTGTACAAACAGTACCGCTGCTCGATCATCGCGATCCAGGAAGTCGATCCGCTGGAAACCAACAAGTACGGCGTGATTGCCGGTGACTTGATCGGTGACGATCTGTACCGCGTGCGCAACATGGTTGAAAAACCGGCTCCGGAGGATGCACCGTCGAACCTGGCGATCATCGGCCGTTACATCTTGACCCCGGACATCTTTGACCTGATCAAGCAAACCGAGCCAGGCAAGGGCGGCGAAATCCAGATCACCGACGCCTTGATGAAACAGGCGCAAAACGGTTGCGTGATTGCCTACAAGTTCAAAGGCAAGCGCTTCGACTGCGGTGGCGCTGAAGGCTACATCGAAGCGACCAACTTCTGCTTCGAGAACTTCTACAAGACTGGCAAGGCTTACTG containing:
- the galU gene encoding UTP--glucose-1-phosphate uridylyltransferase GalU, translating into MIKKCLFPAAGYGTRFLPATKAMPKEMLPVVNKPLIQYGVEEALDAGLTEISIVTGRGKRALEDHFDISYELENQIKGTDKEKYLVGIRKLLDECSFSYTRQTEMKGLGHAILTGRPLIGDEPFAVVLADDLCVNLDGDGVLTQMVKLYKQYRCSIIAIQEVDPLETNKYGVIAGDLIGDDLYRVRNMVEKPAPEDAPSNLAIIGRYILTPDIFDLIKQTEPGKGGEIQITDALMKQAQNGCVIAYKFKGKRFDCGGAEGYIEATNFCFENFYKTGKAY